Proteins from one Methanobacteriaceae archaeon genomic window:
- a CDS encoding cation:proton antiporter translates to MEIPLLKDVVIIFLLAVIVLLIFRKVRIPAILAFFVTGLLAGPHGLGLISSTEEVSLLAELGIIFLLFTIGIEFSLEKFSQIKRYTIIGGSLQLALTLLAVYILCLNFGFNQAEAIFTGFLVSFSSTAIVIRLLQEKNQIYSVHGQISLGILIFQDIAVVLVILLAPLLAGVNSSYVSNWPTLTVLGAGLIVFTIISTKWVVPELLHYIARFKSRELFLLTIILICFGVTWITSSIGLSMALGAFLAGLIISNTEYSHQALGNIIPFQDIFMSFFFVSIGMLLNLNLMLQNLPLIISLTVMVIILKTLISGFTAGLLGLSFRIMVLVGLILSQIGEFSFILAATGLELGIINEEFFQIFLDVSLITMSLTPFIMEFAPRVSDFSEKLPLPHRIRHGFYPMTLPQETVLQDHLIIVGFGINGENVAKAAYKAKIPYVIVEINPEIVRSEKSHGESIYFGDAAHETVLKNINIKEARVMVVAISDPVGTRKVIDTARKLNPNMYIIVRTRYIKEMEKLHEIGADEVIPEEFETSIEIFSRVLDQYHLSPEKIDEFITEIRSDGYEMFRTLSKNVTVTCTLNNGLNKPKIISITVESDMDGKTLEEFIKKHEGEALAVIRSSQTFQNPGFEFILHKDDLVIVSV, encoded by the coding sequence ATGGAAATACCCTTATTAAAAGACGTGGTAATAATTTTTCTCCTGGCAGTTATTGTGCTCTTAATATTTCGCAAAGTTAGAATTCCGGCTATCTTAGCATTTTTTGTAACTGGATTACTGGCTGGTCCCCATGGATTAGGTTTAATCAGTTCCACAGAAGAAGTCAGTCTTTTAGCAGAGCTAGGAATCATATTCCTTCTATTCACCATTGGAATAGAATTTTCCCTGGAAAAATTTTCCCAGATCAAAAGATACACCATTATCGGAGGTTCGTTGCAGCTGGCACTTACCTTACTGGCTGTGTACATTTTATGCCTGAATTTTGGATTTAACCAAGCCGAAGCCATTTTTACAGGCTTTCTGGTTTCTTTCAGCAGCACTGCAATTGTTATTCGGCTTTTACAGGAAAAAAATCAAATATACAGTGTTCATGGGCAGATATCATTGGGTATTCTTATTTTCCAGGACATTGCCGTGGTCTTAGTCATTCTTCTCGCTCCTTTACTGGCAGGGGTGAATTCTTCTTATGTTAGTAACTGGCCCACCCTAACCGTCCTGGGTGCTGGCCTGATTGTGTTCACCATCATAAGCACTAAATGGGTTGTCCCGGAGCTTTTACATTACATTGCCCGTTTCAAGAGCAGAGAACTGTTCTTATTAACCATTATTTTAATCTGTTTCGGAGTGACCTGGATTACATCCAGCATCGGACTATCAATGGCCCTGGGAGCATTCCTGGCGGGTTTGATTATATCCAACACTGAATACAGCCATCAGGCACTGGGAAATATAATTCCCTTCCAGGACATATTTATGAGCTTCTTCTTTGTTTCCATTGGAATGCTTTTAAATTTGAACTTAATGCTTCAAAATCTGCCGTTAATAATATCGCTAACAGTTATGGTAATCATTTTAAAGACATTAATTTCTGGATTCACTGCAGGACTTCTGGGATTATCATTTAGAATCATGGTTCTGGTGGGTTTGATATTGAGTCAAATAGGAGAATTTTCTTTCATTTTAGCTGCCACTGGTCTGGAACTTGGAATCATAAATGAGGAGTTCTTCCAGATATTTTTAGATGTTTCATTGATTACCATGTCACTAACTCCCTTTATAATGGAGTTTGCTCCACGTGTTTCTGATTTTTCCGAAAAACTACCCTTACCCCACCGCATCAGACACGGATTTTATCCCATGACCCTCCCTCAAGAAACGGTTTTACAAGACCATCTCATAATAGTTGGTTTTGGTATCAATGGAGAAAATGTGGCTAAAGCAGCTTATAAAGCAAAAATTCCCTACGTGATAGTGGAGATAAACCCTGAAATCGTTCGAAGTGAAAAATCTCATGGTGAGTCAATATATTTTGGTGATGCAGCCCATGAAACTGTTTTGAAAAATATTAACATTAAGGAAGCCCGGGTAATGGTGGTGGCAATTTCTGATCCTGTGGGAACCCGAAAGGTGATTGATACTGCCCGTAAACTTAACCCCAACATGTACATCATAGTAAGAACCCGTTATATAAAGGAAATGGAAAAATTACATGAGATAGGTGCTGATGAAGTGATACCTGAGGAATTTGAAACTTCAATTGAGATTTTCAGTCGGGTATTGGATCAGTATCATTTATCCCCGGAAAAAATTGATGAATTCATTACTGAGATTCGATCAGATGGCTATGAAATGTTCAGAACACTTTCCAAAAACGTTACAGTCACTTGCACATTGAATAATGGTTTAAATAAACCAAAAATAATATCTATAACCGTTGAAAGTGACATGGATGGAAAAACTCTTGAAGAATTCATTAAAAAACATGAAGGGGAGGCATTAGCTGTGATTCGTAGTTCTCAAACCTTTCAAAATCCCGGTTTTGAATTTATCCTCCATAAAGACGACCTGGTCATTGTGTCTGTTTAA
- a CDS encoding PAS domain S-box protein, translating into MEENVINWIDFFQAINHPALILDSSHHILAANKASQKYLGLPEDEIVGKLCFNLIHDADSDKAPFSCPLESLVKDGKAETVEMEMETFGGYALVSCTPVFDEKGNLDKIIHIATDITQRKKSEEALKRKEQQMSGLISNLPGVVYRCRNDENWTMEFISEQCKDLTGYNPSDFLYNKKLAYADIIHPEDQEMVWSEVQKAISMDKPFQIQYRIITRENEVKWVWERGFANRDDEKDLFLEGFIEDISIRKESEKALRESEENFRALFENSPMAMVTYDKNGNVKFFNRRFIELTGYTLDDMHSLNGWFSKAYPDPEYRELIQKKWAEKLGKKEKDTNSLPLIADIKCKNGDIKTVEFYGATMGEDTITILNDITHKKIAEKRLKESQQRLNDIIEFLPDATLVIDDKGVVTSWNRALEELTGVQSEDMVGKGDYEYALPFYGERRPILIDLVRKSDAEIQNKYSFLEREGNIILGETKGFIKGDERILWGKAAPLYDSQGNFKGSIETIRDITERRKYEENLQKSEEKYKNMVKELKIAEKALKESERSYRELVDNSLVGIFKTNLDGRILFANEAMARMFHYDSAEELKGINIIKVYSNQDDRFKLLQELEKNGRATDYEVQAKGKDGQKVNVLVSASLEDGVLSGMFMDITERKKSELKLKEKEEQIRAIFNTVKSGIMLVDKEGVIDFANQHMIEMFGYELSELIGMSYLDLTSDSVRKEAEKSMLTLIKGEVDYVLLERLYRRKDGTIFWGQISANRLLKDDGTLKGLIGVITDISDRKKWEEKLKESEEKYRTVVDTAGEVIILFDNKANILEANQKALQLFGFSKKELVGKNLLAIAPQLKINLKEALSSFKDVLMGKDISKTEWNFTNLRGEEKIVVAHYTRLKKGKKTIGITLLLEDITERKKAEDKIKESLKEKEVLLREIHHRVKNNMQIISSLLNLQIKFEDLDETVGVLKESQGRVKSMAMVHEKLYQSDSFSKINFKDYLTNLVSDIFYSYNIQKEKIGLELDIKDVNIGIDTAIPLGLIINELVTNSVKYAFPDDRKGKIGILFKYEDDSYVLIIYDDGVGVPEDIELEKTETLGLQLVTSLVNQLDGSIKLDRVNGTKYTLKFKELKYKDRL; encoded by the coding sequence TTGGAAGAAAATGTTATTAATTGGATTGACTTTTTCCAAGCCATTAATCACCCTGCACTTATTTTAGATTCATCACACCATATCTTAGCAGCTAATAAGGCATCACAGAAATATTTGGGATTGCCTGAAGATGAAATTGTGGGAAAGCTTTGTTTTAACCTTATTCATGATGCTGATTCTGATAAAGCACCTTTCTCCTGCCCCCTGGAATCTCTGGTTAAAGACGGCAAGGCTGAAACCGTAGAGATGGAAATGGAAACATTTGGTGGTTATGCTCTGGTTTCATGCACTCCTGTTTTTGATGAAAAGGGTAATCTGGATAAGATCATCCACATAGCCACTGATATCACTCAGAGGAAAAAATCAGAGGAAGCTCTGAAAAGAAAAGAACAGCAGATGTCAGGTTTGATTTCTAACCTCCCGGGTGTGGTTTACCGCTGTCGCAATGATGAGAACTGGACTATGGAATTCATCAGTGAACAGTGCAAAGATCTCACGGGTTATAATCCCTCAGATTTTTTATACAATAAGAAACTAGCCTATGCAGATATAATTCATCCCGAAGATCAGGAAATGGTTTGGAGTGAGGTGCAAAAAGCAATTTCCATGGACAAACCCTTCCAGATCCAATACCGGATCATAACCAGAGAAAATGAAGTAAAATGGGTTTGGGAGAGGGGATTCGCAAACAGGGATGATGAAAAAGATTTATTCCTGGAAGGGTTCATCGAGGACATATCCATTCGCAAAGAATCAGAGAAAGCTCTAAGAGAATCTGAAGAAAATTTCAGAGCTTTATTTGAGAATTCTCCCATGGCAATGGTCACTTATGATAAAAATGGTAATGTTAAATTTTTCAACCGAAGATTCATTGAATTAACCGGATACACTTTGGATGATATGCATTCTTTAAATGGCTGGTTTTCTAAAGCCTACCCCGATCCCGAATACCGGGAACTTATCCAGAAAAAATGGGCCGAAAAGCTGGGAAAAAAAGAAAAAGATACAAATTCTCTGCCTTTAATTGCAGATATTAAATGTAAAAATGGTGATATAAAAACTGTGGAATTTTATGGTGCCACTATGGGTGAAGATACCATAACTATTCTAAATGACATTACCCATAAAAAAATAGCCGAAAAAAGGTTAAAAGAATCCCAGCAACGTTTGAATGATATTATAGAATTTTTACCTGATGCTACTCTGGTTATTGATGATAAGGGGGTGGTAACTTCCTGGAATCGGGCTCTTGAAGAGCTTACTGGTGTTCAGTCAGAGGATATGGTTGGTAAAGGTGATTATGAATATGCTTTACCTTTCTATGGGGAAAGAAGACCTATATTAATTGATTTAGTTCGAAAATCAGACGCAGAAATTCAAAATAAATACAGTTTTCTTGAAAGAGAAGGCAATATCATTTTAGGTGAAACCAAGGGTTTTATTAAGGGTGATGAACGAATACTCTGGGGAAAAGCTGCCCCTTTATATGACAGTCAGGGAAATTTCAAAGGATCTATCGAAACCATCCGGGATATCACTGAACGAAGAAAATATGAGGAAAATCTTCAGAAAAGTGAAGAAAAATATAAAAACATGGTCAAAGAGCTTAAAATAGCAGAAAAGGCATTAAAGGAGAGTGAAAGAAGCTACCGTGAATTGGTTGATAATTCACTGGTTGGTATATTCAAAACAAATTTAGATGGTAGGATCCTATTTGCCAATGAAGCCATGGCTCGCATGTTCCATTATGATAGTGCTGAAGAGTTGAAGGGAATTAACATTATAAAGGTGTACAGTAACCAGGATGACAGATTTAAACTTCTTCAGGAATTGGAAAAAAATGGTAGAGCCACTGATTATGAAGTGCAAGCAAAGGGTAAAGACGGTCAAAAAGTGAATGTGCTGGTAAGTGCCAGTCTGGAAGATGGTGTGCTTTCAGGTATGTTCATGGATATTACTGAACGTAAAAAGTCTGAATTAAAGTTAAAGGAAAAAGAAGAGCAGATCCGTGCTATTTTCAACACAGTCAAATCAGGCATCATGCTGGTGGATAAAGAGGGCGTGATTGATTTTGCAAATCAACACATGATAGAGATGTTCGGATATGAACTTTCTGAGCTTATTGGTATGAGTTATCTGGATTTGACCAGTGATTCAGTGAGAAAAGAAGCAGAAAAGAGCATGTTAACCTTGATTAAAGGAGAAGTCGACTATGTTCTACTGGAAAGACTCTACCGGCGTAAGGATGGGACCATTTTTTGGGGTCAGATATCTGCCAACCGCTTACTTAAAGATGATGGGACTTTAAAAGGGTTGATAGGGGTTATTACAGATATCAGTGACCGTAAAAAGTGGGAAGAAAAGTTAAAGGAGAGTGAAGAAAAATACCGGACAGTAGTTGATACAGCGGGTGAAGTTATAATTTTGTTCGACAACAAAGCCAACATATTGGAAGCTAATCAGAAAGCACTGCAACTTTTCGGGTTTTCAAAAAAAGAACTGGTTGGAAAGAATTTATTAGCTATTGCACCCCAGCTTAAGATTAATTTAAAAGAAGCATTATCTTCATTTAAAGATGTTTTAATGGGTAAAGACATTTCAAAAACTGAATGGAATTTCACTAATCTACGGGGTGAGGAAAAAATTGTGGTTGCCCATTATACTCGCTTGAAAAAGGGAAAGAAAACGATAGGAATTACTCTTTTATTAGAAGATATAACTGAGCGTAAAAAAGCTGAAGATAAAATTAAAGAATCTCTTAAGGAGAAAGAAGTTCTATTAAGGGAAATTCATCACCGGGTTAAAAACAACATGCAGATCATCTCCAGTCTCCTAAACCTGCAGATCAAGTTTGAAGATTTAGATGAGACTGTGGGGGTGTTAAAGGAGAGCCAGGGTAGGGTTAAGAGCATGGCCATGGTTCATGAGAAACTATACCAGTCAGATAGCTTTTCAAAGATTAATTTTAAGGATTACCTCACCAATCTTGTCTCTGACATATTCTATTCCTACAATATTCAAAAGGAAAAAATCGGCCTGGAATTAGATATTAAAGACGTTAATATTGGTATAGACACTGCAATCCCTTTAGGTCTTATAATTAATGAACTGGTAACTAACAGTGTGAAATATGCATTTCCAGATGACAGAAAAGGAAAAATTGGGATTTTATTCAAATATGAAGATGATAGTTACGTTTTGATAATATATGATGATGGGGTGGGGGTTCCTGAGGATATTGAACTTGAAAAAACAGAAACCCTAGGATTACAACTTGTAACTAGTCTGGTTAATCAGTTGGACGGTTCAATTAAACTGGATAGGGTTAATGGGACCAAGTATACCCTAAAATTCAAGGAACTAAAATACAAGGATAGACTGTGA
- the afpA gene encoding archaeoflavoprotein AfpA — protein sequence MKKPKVAWGITGAGDKILETMKVMKKINEDYQDQVDIEVFISKSGDQVVKYYGISSDIETNFDKVWVEINANAPFLAGNIQLGKYVFMVIAPATSNTVAKIAMRMGDTLISNAAIMGQKADVPIYILPSDVEEGVTITKLPDGKDLKITIRKEDVEHVEKLAKMYETYIVKEPKDLVGVFQKHFPK from the coding sequence ATGAAAAAACCTAAAGTAGCATGGGGAATAACTGGTGCTGGTGATAAAATTCTGGAAACCATGAAGGTTATGAAAAAAATCAATGAAGATTACCAGGATCAGGTGGATATAGAAGTTTTTATTTCCAAATCTGGAGACCAGGTGGTAAAATATTATGGAATATCCAGTGACATAGAAACCAACTTCGATAAGGTTTGGGTTGAAATAAATGCCAACGCACCATTTTTAGCAGGGAATATCCAGTTAGGAAAGTATGTATTTATGGTGATTGCTCCTGCTACCTCTAACACCGTGGCCAAGATAGCTATGAGGATGGGGGATACCCTAATCTCCAATGCAGCCATCATGGGCCAAAAGGCAGATGTACCCATATACATCTTACCCTCAGATGTGGAAGAGGGTGTTACCATCACTAAGCTTCCTGATGGAAAAGACCTGAAGATCACCATCCGAAAAGAAGACGTGGAACACGTGGAAAAACTGGCCAAAATGTATGAAACTTACATAGTAAAGGAACCTAAAGACCTGGTAGGAGTTTTCCAGAAACATTTCCCTAAATAA
- a CDS encoding NfeD family protein produces MVGIEGWIVLAGVCFIGEMLTTGFFLLWFGVGACLAAVLNYLGFDPWVQFIAFILISIALIAISRPLAQKITKEPPRKAVSDRLVGKQGIVVEDILPDTGGVVKVEGDVWRAVSSRKIGKGEKITVKKVESVKLKVEPVHK; encoded by the coding sequence ATGGTTGGAATAGAGGGATGGATAGTTCTGGCAGGAGTTTGTTTCATAGGAGAAATGTTGACCACTGGTTTCTTCCTGCTGTGGTTTGGAGTGGGGGCTTGCTTAGCAGCCGTGCTGAACTACCTGGGATTTGACCCCTGGGTGCAGTTTATTGCATTTATTCTCATCTCCATCGCACTAATAGCCATATCCCGACCTCTGGCCCAGAAAATAACTAAAGAACCACCTAGAAAAGCTGTTTCTGATCGTCTGGTGGGTAAACAGGGCATTGTAGTTGAAGACATCCTGCCCGACACCGGAGGAGTGGTGAAAGTCGAAGGAGATGTATGGAGGGCTGTATCCTCTAGGAAAATAGGAAAAGGCGAAAAAATCACGGTGAAGAAGGTTGAAAGTGTTAAACTAAAGGTTGAACCAGTACACAAATAA
- a CDS encoding SPFH/Band 7/PHB domain protein, with the protein MITLVIILLVLLVLAFKGLKILRPYEKGVVERLGKYQRTVESGLVVIIPFIETIRKVDLREEVVDVPPQEVITKDNTVVIVDCVIFYEVIDPFNAVYNVVNFYQAITKLAQTNLRNIIGDLELDQTLTSREMINTQLREVLDEATDKWGTKVVRVEIQRIEPPKDIVEAMSKQMKAERMKRAAILEAEGYKQSEIKKAEGDKQAAILEAEGKAESIKKVADADKYQEIAIAEGEAQAILNVYQAIHQGDPTNDLIAIKYLESLQKIADGQATKIFLPVEATGILSSIAGISEVLKDDERAKKILEKKIKESTTGKSMPSQG; encoded by the coding sequence ATAATTACCCTAGTTATTATTTTACTGGTGCTGCTGGTTCTTGCCTTTAAAGGCCTGAAGATATTAAGACCCTACGAAAAGGGAGTAGTGGAAAGATTGGGTAAATACCAGCGCACAGTGGAAAGCGGATTGGTTGTGATTATCCCTTTCATTGAGACCATTAGAAAAGTAGATTTAAGGGAAGAAGTGGTGGATGTTCCTCCCCAGGAAGTTATAACCAAAGACAACACCGTGGTGATTGTGGATTGTGTTATCTTCTATGAAGTGATAGATCCTTTCAACGCGGTTTACAATGTGGTGAACTTTTATCAAGCCATAACCAAACTGGCCCAGACCAATCTAAGGAATATAATAGGGGATTTGGAGTTGGATCAGACCTTAACCTCCAGGGAAATGATTAACACCCAGCTTCGTGAAGTGCTGGATGAAGCCACAGATAAATGGGGTACTAAAGTGGTAAGAGTCGAAATACAACGTATAGAACCCCCAAAAGATATTGTGGAAGCTATGTCCAAACAGATGAAAGCTGAAAGGATGAAAAGAGCAGCCATTCTGGAAGCTGAAGGTTACAAACAATCTGAAATCAAAAAAGCAGAGGGAGATAAGCAGGCAGCTATTCTGGAAGCTGAGGGTAAAGCAGAATCTATTAAAAAGGTGGCTGATGCAGATAAGTATCAGGAGATTGCCATTGCTGAAGGGGAAGCCCAGGCAATTTTAAATGTTTACCAGGCTATACACCAGGGAGATCCCACCAATGATTTGATTGCCATCAAGTACCTGGAATCCTTACAGAAAATTGCCGATGGTCAGGCTACCAAAATTTTCCTACCAGTGGAGGCAACTGGAATTTTAAGTTCCATAGCCGGTATTTCCGAAGTTTTAAAGGATGATGAAAGGGCTAAAAAAATCCTTGAGAAAAAAATTAAGGAAAGCACCACTGGAAAATCAATGCCTTCGCAGGGATAA
- a CDS encoding DUF2769 domain-containing protein, with the protein MDAFEELMEKLNNLNDEERANKIRELEADCVCPTCPTYNDCAKEKGENIFCITGKSQECITMTLGCLCPTCPLAQKYEIGLTYNFYCNNGSETEQRG; encoded by the coding sequence ATGGATGCATTTGAAGAATTGATGGAAAAATTAAATAATCTAAATGATGAAGAACGTGCAAATAAAATCAGAGAACTGGAAGCAGATTGTGTCTGCCCTACCTGCCCTACTTACAATGATTGTGCTAAAGAAAAGGGAGAAAACATCTTCTGCATCACTGGAAAAAGTCAAGAGTGCATCACCATGACTCTGGGATGCTTGTGTCCCACATGTCCCCTGGCACAGAAGTATGAGATTGGATTAACCTACAACTTCTATTGCAATAATGGCTCGGAAACTGAACAGAGAGGCTAA
- a CDS encoding small multi-drug export protein — MNLESMIIVFCAGVVELWLAIPLGFLMDINPIITAILSASSAIVAVLVVTLLGDNLRNRFLQWKYHDDKTLEKSRLYKVWNKYGVVGLGLTSPLLFGAPLGAAVGIALGTEKERLLLWMSVGIILWSAGLTVAGVMGLLAFESIVK; from the coding sequence ATGAACTTAGAATCCATGATCATTGTTTTTTGCGCAGGAGTGGTTGAACTATGGTTAGCCATACCCCTGGGATTTCTCATGGACATCAATCCTATTATTACTGCTATTTTATCTGCTTCCAGTGCCATAGTGGCTGTATTAGTTGTAACCCTTCTGGGAGATAATTTGAGAAATCGTTTCCTCCAATGGAAATATCATGATGATAAAACTCTTGAAAAAAGTCGTTTGTACAAGGTCTGGAATAAATATGGGGTGGTTGGATTGGGTTTAACTTCACCACTTCTTTTTGGAGCTCCTCTGGGCGCTGCTGTGGGTATAGCTTTAGGTACTGAAAAAGAACGCCTATTACTATGGATGAGTGTGGGAATTATCCTTTGGAGTGCTGGTTTGACTGTTGCCGGAGTTATGGGATTATTAGCCTTTGAATCCATAGTTAAATAA
- a CDS encoding inositol-3-phosphate synthase, giving the protein MEKIRVAIIGMGNCASSLIQGIYYYKNKNPDDAIGLMHWQIGGYKPSDIEVVAAFDIDARKVGRDVNEAIYAPPNCTTVFCPDIKPSGVKVEMGCLLDGVAPHMADYPENHTFIVSSEPEKNKEEIVEILTSSETEILINYLPVGSEKAARFYAECALEAGCAYINCMPVFIVSDGEWAARFEEKGIPLVGDDIKAQIGATITHRTLANLFRERGVKLERTYQLNTGGNTDFLNMLNRNRLDSKKESKTEAVQSVLGQRMDPENIHIGPSDYVPWQKDNKLCFLRMEGKTFGDVPMNIELRLSVEDSPNSAGCVIDAIRCCKLALERGIGGQLTSISAYTMKHPPEQFTDDEAMEMVEEFIAGKRKR; this is encoded by the coding sequence TTGGAAAAGATAAGGGTAGCGATAATTGGTATGGGCAATTGTGCCAGTTCACTAATTCAGGGTATCTATTATTACAAGAACAAAAATCCAGATGATGCCATAGGTCTCATGCACTGGCAGATAGGTGGATACAAACCATCAGACATAGAAGTAGTGGCTGCATTTGATATTGACGCACGGAAAGTTGGACGAGATGTGAACGAAGCTATCTATGCCCCTCCTAACTGCACCACAGTATTCTGTCCAGATATCAAGCCAAGTGGAGTGAAAGTGGAAATGGGATGTCTTCTGGACGGTGTGGCACCCCACATGGCGGACTATCCGGAGAATCATACTTTTATTGTCTCTAGTGAGCCTGAAAAGAATAAAGAAGAAATTGTAGAGATACTCACAAGTAGTGAAACTGAAATTCTTATCAATTACTTACCAGTAGGATCAGAGAAAGCAGCAAGGTTCTATGCAGAATGCGCCCTTGAGGCAGGATGTGCTTATATTAACTGTATGCCAGTTTTCATAGTCAGTGACGGAGAATGGGCAGCTCGTTTTGAGGAAAAAGGAATTCCATTAGTTGGGGATGATATAAAAGCACAGATCGGAGCCACCATCACCCACCGAACTCTGGCCAACCTCTTCCGGGAGAGGGGGGTGAAACTGGAGCGCACTTATCAGCTTAACACCGGAGGAAACACCGACTTTTTGAACATGCTCAACCGGAACCGTCTGGACTCCAAAAAGGAATCTAAAACCGAAGCAGTTCAATCAGTGCTGGGTCAGAGAATGGATCCAGAAAACATCCACATCGGACCATCTGATTACGTGCCCTGGCAGAAGGATAATAAACTCTGCTTCCTCAGGATGGAGGGAAAAACCTTTGGGGATGTTCCCATGAACATTGAACTTAGACTCAGTGTGGAAGACTCACCCAACTCAGCTGGATGTGTGATAGACGCCATCAGATGCTGTAAGCTGGCCTTAGAAAGAGGTATTGGAGGACAGCTCACTTCAATCAGCGCTTACACCATGAAACACCCTCCAGAGCAGTTCACTGATGATGAGGCCATGGAAATGGTGGAAGAGTTCATTGCGGGAAAACGGAAAAGATAA
- a CDS encoding caspase family protein, translating into MTGKRALCVGINSFKNFPSATLRGCVNDAHDMEKLLKNLMGFQAQNIIKLTNAKATKANIMKNLEDMVRGAKSGEYSYLVFSMSSHGTQVPDLSGDEPDRVDEAFCPYDLTQKGDGWDPKHIIVDDELRDLFIQIPEEVLLEVYLDTCHSGTGLKAIDLIWDRQTRYIPPPSLESFKKVDGKRQRGLNKALLEKGMVHHVLWAACRADQTSADAFINGDWHGAFTYYFCKEMNASQNKLNRNEILEKVREDLQKGDYTQIPQLECEPMIRKSEIP; encoded by the coding sequence ATGACTGGTAAAAGAGCTCTTTGTGTGGGTATTAATAGTTTCAAAAATTTTCCTTCGGCTACCTTAAGGGGTTGTGTGAATGATGCCCATGATATGGAAAAATTATTAAAGAATCTGATGGGTTTCCAGGCTCAGAACATTATCAAACTCACCAATGCAAAGGCCACTAAGGCCAATATAATGAAAAATCTTGAGGATATGGTTAGGGGAGCTAAATCAGGGGAATATAGTTATCTGGTATTTAGTATGTCCAGTCATGGTACACAAGTTCCAGATTTAAGTGGAGATGAGCCTGATCGTGTTGATGAAGCCTTTTGTCCCTATGATCTAACTCAAAAGGGAGATGGATGGGATCCAAAACATATAATAGTGGATGATGAACTTAGGGATCTTTTTATACAAATTCCTGAAGAAGTACTGTTAGAGGTGTATCTGGATACTTGTCATAGTGGAACAGGACTTAAAGCTATTGACCTCATCTGGGACAGGCAAACTCGATACATACCCCCTCCATCACTGGAATCTTTCAAAAAAGTGGATGGTAAACGACAAAGAGGGCTGAATAAAGCCTTATTAGAAAAAGGTATGGTTCATCATGTTTTATGGGCTGCATGCCGTGCCGATCAAACCAGTGCTGATGCCTTTATCAATGGAGATTGGCACGGTGCATTCACCTATTATTTCTGCAAGGAAATGAATGCCAGTCAGAACAAGCTTAACCGCAATGAGATACTGGAAAAGGTTAGAGAAGACCTTCAAAAAGGGGATTATACTCAAATTCCTCAGTTAGAGTGTGAGCCAATGATCAGAAAGAGTGAAATTCCTTAA